The genomic segment TCGTTGCGGGATGCGGCCGTGGGGCACGGCGGGCTCGGGAGCCGCCAACGCCCCCTGGAATGTGGTCGGTTGGCCCGGCCAGATGCAAGCACCGATCCGATCACGTGGTAAAGGTGGCGGCGGGCCCCGGAGGGCGGCCCGGCGCGGTGGCGGATCGGTGTGACGCCGTCCCGGCTGGGGCCGCCTCGCGCGTCCGGCCGTCCGGCCGTCCACCGTGCTCCATGCCGGCGGCTTCTCGTACATCCGTTCGTGGGGGCGGTGCCGTCTCTCCGGCCCTCGCCTCCGTCCGTTCCCGGCCCCCGCCTCCGCCCGGCAGTCCGGGGTCCGCGATCAGCAGACCGGAAGGAGCCTCCGGGGGCGGGGCGGCCGGATGGGCGAGTGACTGGAATTGAACCCAGTTACTGTCGTGACCAGCGTCGATGGCCTCAGCGAACCAGCCACAGTGACTCTTTGTGGCGTTTCAATGTGTTTGCGAAGCGGCTCCAGGGTTACCCGCGCCGTCGTGCCGATCACCACAGTCCCCCACAAGGCCCCGGCGCTCCCCGAGGGCCCGTGGCTGTTCGCACCGGGCGAGCCGCCACGACCCCCTCGCGCGCCCTCGGGCCCCCCGCGAGCCGTCCTGTTCGACCGCGACGGCACGCTCGTCGAGGACGTCCCGTACAACGGCGACCCCGCGCTCGTACGGCTGATGCCGTACGCACGGGAGGCGCTGGCGGCGGTACGGGCCCACGGAGCCGCTGCCGGCGTGGTGAGCAACCAGTCCGGCGTGGCCCGTGGGCTGCTCACCCGGGGCCAGGTCGAGGCCGTGCGGCGCCGGGTCGAGGAACTGCTCGGACCGTTCGGCGTGTGGGCCGTCTGCCCGCACGGGCCCGGCGACGGCTGCGGCTGCCGCAAGCCGGCGCCCGGACTCGTGCTCGCCGCCTGCGCGCGGCTCGGTGTGACGCCGGAGGAGACGGTGGTCATCGGCGACATCGGCGCCGACCTGGGCGCGGCCCGCGCGGCCGGTGCCCGGGGTGTCCTGGTGCCCACCCCCGTGACCCGCTCCGAGGAGGCCGACGCGGCCCCGGAGCGCGCGGCCGACCTGCTGGCGGCGGTCCGCCTGGCCCTCGGCCACCGGGCGTCCGGGCCGGACCGTCCGCCCCGGGATGTCCGGCCCTCCGGCGGGGGAGGTGCCCCGTGATACGCACCCTGGTCGTCCGTCTGGACAGCGCCGGAGACGTCCTCCTCGCCGGGCCCGCGGTGCGCGCCG from the Streptomyces xinghaiensis S187 genome contains:
- a CDS encoding D-glycero-alpha-D-manno-heptose-1,7-bisphosphate 7-phosphatase; its protein translation is MPITTVPHKAPALPEGPWLFAPGEPPRPPRAPSGPPRAVLFDRDGTLVEDVPYNGDPALVRLMPYAREALAAVRAHGAAAGVVSNQSGVARGLLTRGQVEAVRRRVEELLGPFGVWAVCPHGPGDGCGCRKPAPGLVLAACARLGVTPEETVVIGDIGADLGAARAAGARGVLVPTPVTRSEEADAAPERAADLLAAVRLALGHRASGPDRPPRDVRPSGGGGAP